In Patescibacteria group bacterium, the following are encoded in one genomic region:
- a CDS encoding HAD-IC family P-type ATPase, protein MQFFQYTNQKISEVFKELDSSQNGLSQAQAAGLLGEIGLNEIKTKRTNLLDVFLRQFKYAFFYLLFFAAVFAFLTKEITEGIVIAFFIVLNVLFGFIQELRANQAAKILQGFIPETSKVLRDGKEMLLDKKYLVPGDIILLAAGDIAPADLRMLKGVNFWINEEVLSGEATPIAKNPTALKMKTEEIFQAKNIIFCGTEVISGEGRGVVVATGKNTLWGAIAKLSTQKPKQSIYEKKLFDFSKSIIKVVVPTIAAIFLVYLISRGLNHFFDFLIFCIALIVSIIPEALPLITTFALSRGALKLAKKNMVVKRLAAIEDLGNIEMLCADKTGTITEGKLTLQDVVSKERDQCFLYALLLSSYQEGNAEGENSFDRAIYQKVPSKIKMARELKEFKKITSLPFDSFRFRESGLFKEKGSDKYLLVVNGAPETVLKLCATFPGKLNKETIEKQIQKKGQEGQRALVVAYKEISKKLSLKKEEKELNFLGYFIFSDPLKKSAYQALGLAKDLGVKIKILTGDSFEVAGAVGKKAGLIQDAKKEVILGSELNSLSPRDFSQACDKFSIFARISPTAKFKIVQALQKKYTVGFLGEGMNDAPALKTADVSLVVRQAADISRENADIILLEKNLHVIIQGIQQGRHIFANINKYIKCVLASNFGNFYSIALISLFLPFLPMLPAQILLANLLPDFYLISLITDRVDFAELKRPKKYQFSKMFLLVALLGAVATVFDVIFLAIFYHSSSGVIQTLWFMESVLAEIVLIFSIRTHKFFLKARKPSIPLVILAILAVFFTFALPLSQLGQKFFQFSSLRASHLLIISILVIGYFIVSEGVKLTYFRLHKNNF, encoded by the coding sequence ATGCAATTCTTTCAATATACAAATCAAAAAATTAGTGAGGTCTTCAAGGAGTTGGATTCTTCTCAAAATGGCTTGAGCCAGGCGCAGGCGGCAGGTCTCCTTGGTGAGATTGGTTTAAATGAAATTAAAACCAAGAGGACAAATCTTCTTGATGTTTTTTTAAGGCAATTTAAATATGCCTTTTTTTATCTTTTATTTTTCGCCGCCGTTTTCGCTTTCCTCACTAAAGAAATCACAGAAGGGATAGTTATCGCGTTTTTTATTGTCTTAAATGTTTTATTCGGCTTCATCCAAGAATTGCGCGCCAACCAAGCCGCCAAAATTCTCCAAGGTTTTATTCCTGAAACATCTAAGGTTCTGCGGGACGGCAAAGAAATGCTCCTTGACAAAAAATACTTGGTGCCGGGAGATATTATTCTCCTCGCCGCCGGAGATATCGCGCCGGCGGATTTAAGAATGCTCAAAGGGGTAAATTTTTGGATCAACGAGGAAGTTTTAAGCGGCGAAGCGACGCCAATTGCCAAAAATCCAACTGCCTTAAAAATGAAAACAGAAGAAATCTTCCAAGCTAAAAACATTATTTTTTGCGGCACAGAGGTTATCTCGGGTGAAGGAAGGGGAGTGGTAGTGGCTACGGGAAAAAACACCCTTTGGGGCGCGATTGCCAAATTAAGCACCCAAAAACCCAAACAAAGTATCTATGAAAAAAAGTTATTTGATTTTAGCAAGTCTATTATTAAAGTCGTTGTGCCGACCATCGCCGCCATATTTCTAGTTTATCTTATTTCAAGAGGTCTAAATCATTTTTTTGATTTTCTCATTTTCTGCATCGCTTTGATCGTCAGTATTATTCCCGAAGCTTTGCCTCTCATTACCACTTTCGCTTTGTCTCGCGGCGCTTTAAAACTAGCCAAGAAAAATATGGTTGTCAAAAGATTGGCGGCGATTGAAGATTTGGGAAATATTGAAATGCTCTGCGCGGATAAGACAGGCACCATTACGGAAGGAAAACTCACTTTGCAAGATGTTGTTTCCAAAGAGCGGGATCAATGTTTCCTTTACGCTTTGCTTCTCTCCTCATATCAGGAAGGGAACGCGGAAGGAGAAAATTCTTTTGACAGGGCGATTTATCAAAAAGTTCCTTCTAAAATTAAGATGGCGCGGGAATTAAAAGAGTTCAAAAAAATTACTTCCCTGCCCTTTGATTCCTTTCGGTTCCGGGAAAGCGGTTTATTTAAAGAAAAAGGGAGCGATAAATATCTTCTTGTTGTGAATGGGGCGCCTGAAACTGTGCTCAAGCTTTGCGCGACCTTTCCCGGAAAATTAAATAAAGAAACAATTGAAAAACAAATTCAAAAGAAAGGCCAGGAAGGTCAGAGGGCTTTAGTGGTAGCCTACAAAGAAATATCCAAAAAGCTTTCTCTGAAAAAAGAAGAAAAGGAACTGAATTTTTTAGGCTACTTCATCTTTAGCGATCCTTTGAAAAAATCAGCCTATCAAGCGTTAGGGCTCGCTAAAGATCTCGGGGTCAAAATAAAAATCTTAACCGGGGATAGCTTTGAAGTAGCGGGAGCAGTGGGGAAGAAGGCAGGTTTGATTCAGGACGCGAAAAAAGAAGTGATTTTAGGATCAGAGCTTAATTCCCTCTCCCCTCGCGATTTTTCACAAGCTTGCGATAAATTCAGTATTTTTGCCAGAATTTCTCCAACCGCTAAATTTAAAATCGTGCAGGCGCTGCAGAAAAAATATACCGTTGGTTTTTTAGGAGAAGGGATGAATGACGCTCCCGCCCTGAAAACAGCCGATGTTTCCCTCGTGGTGCGCCAAGCCGCTGATATCTCTCGTGAAAACGCCGACATCATCCTTTTGGAAAAAAATCTCCATGTAATTATTCAGGGCATTCAACAGGGACGGCACATTTTTGCGAATATTAACAAATATATCAAATGTGTTTTAGCCAGTAATTTTGGTAATTTTTATTCCATTGCCCTGATTTCTTTATTCTTGCCATTTTTACCGATGCTCCCCGCGCAGATTCTGCTTGCCAATCTACTGCCCGACTTTTATTTAATTTCTCTGATTACCGACAGAGTTGACTTTGCCGAATTAAAAAGACCGAAAAAGTATCAATTTAGCAAGATGTTTCTATTAGTAGCTCTTCTGGGCGCCGTAGCCACGGTTTTTGATGTAATCTTTTTAGCCATTTTTTACCATAGTAGTTCCGGCGTCATTCAAACCCTCTGGTTTATGGAAAGCGTGCTGGCGGAAATTGTGCTCATCTTTTCCATTAGAACCCACAAATTTTTTCTGAAAGCCCGAAAGCCTAGTATTCCGTTGGTGATCCTCGCCATTTTAGCCGTCTTCTTCACATTCGCGCTTCCATTAAGCCAATTGGGGCAAAAGTTTTTTCAATTTTCATCTCTTCGCGCTTCTCATCTATTGATCATCAGTATTTTAGTGATAGGATATTTTATTGTGAGCGAAGGAGTAAAATTAACCTATTTCCGCTTGCACAAAAATAATTTTTAA
- a CDS encoding endonuclease Q family protein translates to MFLADFHIHSKYSRATSRDMDLEHLNYWAKVKGINVISTGDFTHPEWFRELALKLEPAEPGLFVLKDKYQKSQMEGVPYALPHPASTRFILTTELSSIYGKHGKTYRIHNIIFAPSLEVAEEINTNLAWEFNLKSDGRPILGLDAKDLAGRIMAISKDCMIVPAHIWTPWFSLFGSRSGFDRLEECFEEYSPYIHAIESGLSSDPAMNWRLSALDKIAIISNSDSHSPRKIGREANALNCKMSYNEIKKALETKDKNQFLFTVEFFPEEGKYHYDGHAACDVSLNPQDSKAKNNICPVCHRPLTIGVLHRVDDLADRPQGFIPENSIPFKNLIPLEEIIADAIGIGVGTRGVNEKYFALIREHRNEFAILLNVNAEGLLRATTPEIAQAIINTRLGKVEVIPGYDGIYGKIKVQSPKVKKKIQEKLF, encoded by the coding sequence ATGTTTCTCGCCGATTTTCATATCCATTCCAAATATTCCCGCGCCACATCGCGCGATATGGATTTAGAGCATTTAAATTATTGGGCAAAGGTGAAAGGAATCAATGTGATTTCCACGGGCGATTTTACCCATCCCGAGTGGTTTCGCGAGCTAGCTCTAAAACTGGAACCAGCAGAGCCCGGTCTTTTCGTTTTAAAAGACAAATATCAAAAGAGCCAAATGGAAGGAGTGCCCTATGCGCTTCCGCACCCTGCATCCACCCGCTTTATTCTAACAACCGAGCTTTCCTCAATTTACGGGAAACACGGCAAAACCTACCGCATTCACAATATTATTTTTGCTCCTTCCCTGGAAGTCGCGGAAGAGATTAATACAAATCTAGCTTGGGAATTTAATTTAAAGTCGGACGGTCGCCCGATCCTGGGCTTAGACGCGAAGGATTTAGCGGGACGGATAATGGCGATTTCTAAGGATTGTATGATCGTCCCCGCTCATATTTGGACGCCTTGGTTTTCGCTTTTTGGATCCCGTTCCGGCTTTGATCGGTTAGAAGAATGTTTTGAAGAGTATTCTCCCTATATTCACGCGATAGAAAGTGGTTTATCAAGCGATCCCGCGATGAATTGGAGATTATCCGCCTTAGACAAAATTGCTATCATTTCTAATTCGGATTCCCATTCGCCGCGCAAGATCGGCAGAGAGGCTAATGCGTTAAATTGTAAAATGAGTTATAATGAAATTAAGAAGGCGCTGGAAACCAAAGATAAAAACCAATTTTTATTCACAGTGGAATTTTTTCCCGAGGAAGGCAAGTACCATTACGATGGTCACGCGGCTTGTGATGTTTCTTTAAATCCCCAAGATTCTAAAGCAAAAAATAATATCTGTCCTGTTTGCCATCGGCCGCTCACGATTGGCGTCCTGCATCGCGTGGACGATTTAGCGGATCGCCCCCAAGGTTTTATACCCGAAAACAGCATTCCTTTCAAAAATCTTATTCCCTTGGAGGAAATCATTGCGGATGCGATAGGAATCGGAGTAGGCACGCGGGGGGTAAATGAAAAATATTTCGCGTTAATCCGCGAACATCGTAATGAATTTGCGATTTTACTTAATGTGAATGCGGAAGGCTTGCTCCGCGCCACCACTCCCGAAATTGCCCAAGCGATTATTAACACCCGGCTGGGGAAAGTGGAGGTTATTCCTGGTTATGACGGCATATATGGCAAGATTAAAGTCCAAAGCCCTAAAGTAAAAAAGAAAATCCAAGAAAAATTATTTTAA
- a CDS encoding prepilin-type N-terminal cleavage/methylation domain-containing protein, whose translation MNKLIKSPFSVKCQKSDVKYSLRGFTLIELLVVIAIIGLLATIVAVSVNSARAKARDTKRKADLKQLQTALELYFDSNNAYPSTGGNWWGVSANGGSRATSGANAYIPGLTPTYISVLPIDPRGDTSGWSGYLYASNGTNYKLLSHANGPESFPSVGQPFYDPIRPTWAWMLCSGEPACSSW comes from the coding sequence ATGAATAAGCTGATAAAATCTCCTTTTAGTGTCAAATGTCAGAAGTCAGATGTCAAATATTCTTTGAGGGGGTTCACCCTAATTGAACTTTTAGTTGTTATTGCCATAATTGGACTCTTAGCAACCATTGTCGCCGTTTCAGTAAACAGCGCCAGAGCAAAAGCAAGAGATACCAAACGCAAAGCTGATCTGAAACAACTGCAAACTGCTTTAGAATTATATTTTGATAGCAATAATGCGTATCCATCGACTGGCGGTAACTGGTGGGGCGTAAGTGCGAATGGCGGAAGCCGAGCTACAAGCGGCGCGAACGCATATATACCAGGATTAACTCCTACCTACATTTCTGTTTTACCCATTGATCCGCGGGGAGATACCAGTGGTTGGTCTGGGTATCTCTACGCCTCGAATGGAACAAATTACAAACTACTTTCTCATGCAAATGGACCGGAAAGTTTCCCAAGCGTAGGCCAGCCATTTTACGATCCCATACGCCCTACTTGGGCATGGATGTTGTGTAGCGGGGAGCCTGCTTGCAGTTCTTGGTAG
- the tmk gene encoding dTMP kinase: MPQEKKSLFIVFEGLDGAGTTTQVDLLAGYLRNEKPEQKILITKEPTNNIIGGLIRGCLTGDWKTTPDGLQLLFAADRAHHLSQVIEPALRDHYIVICDRYYLSSIAYGSIDCDQEWIYKINKKFRRPDLTFLIDVTAETAMERMKKIRYNVELFERKAILEKVRKNYLDIAQKEKNLHIINGEEIITRVRDDINKFINKYLDT; the protein is encoded by the coding sequence ATGCCTCAAGAAAAAAAATCTCTTTTTATCGTCTTTGAAGGGCTAGACGGAGCGGGCACCACCACGCAGGTAGATTTATTGGCGGGCTATCTGCGCAATGAAAAGCCGGAGCAAAAAATTTTAATCACCAAAGAGCCGACTAATAATATTATCGGGGGGCTCATCCGCGGTTGCTTAACCGGCGATTGGAAAACAACGCCGGACGGTTTACAGCTATTATTCGCCGCCGACCGCGCCCATCATTTAAGCCAGGTAATAGAACCGGCGCTTCGCGACCACTACATTGTAATTTGCGATCGTTACTACCTGTCTTCTATCGCGTATGGCTCTATTGATTGCGACCAAGAATGGATTTACAAAATTAATAAGAAATTCAGAAGACCGGATCTGACTTTCTTAATTGACGTGACCGCGGAGACAGCCATGGAACGAATGAAAAAAATCCGCTACAATGTTGAATTATTTGAACGCAAAGCGATATTGGAAAAGGTAAGAAAAAATTATCTTGATATCGCGCAGAAAGAAAAAAATTTGCATATTATTAATGGTGAAGAAATAATTACCCGCGTGCGGGATGACATTAATAAGTTTATAAACAAATATTTAGACACGTAA
- a CDS encoding peptidylprolyl isomerase, with protein MQEEKQKNEPAEDIKKKTQYGKKFFLWITGGGLIILVLGSLVVLGLGVYKYPWQSEGLSVNKDGWQQKILSAAIGNFPFPIAATNIEQYNFLNPQGIFAFRFIPIKNWESNVEALKKYYEKEGMDFTTSDGQEQLKSLQSAVLEKMIMDKIVSDLARDKNIVIEDKDIEAELKQAETTFGGSDEIAKMVQEMYGWSMDDFKQQVIVPYLEQTKLLENVFNADQENEEVQKKALEVLAKVKAKGANFEDLAREYSEDPSSSEQGGDLGTFGRGAMMPAFEDAAFALNKGEISDLIQTEYGYHIIKVEDKGKLDTGEEQVHARHILIRTVDPTEWFQKWLEEQKAKMKIYKFIDLGSTE; from the coding sequence ATGCAAGAAGAAAAACAGAAAAATGAACCCGCGGAGGATATAAAAAAGAAAACGCAATATGGTAAAAAGTTTTTTTTATGGATAACAGGCGGCGGTCTCATTATTTTAGTCTTGGGTTCTTTGGTTGTCCTGGGATTGGGCGTCTATAAATATCCTTGGCAATCCGAAGGACTTTCCGTGAATAAAGATGGTTGGCAACAGAAAATTTTAAGCGCGGCGATTGGTAATTTTCCTTTTCCTATCGCCGCCACCAACATTGAACAGTATAACTTCTTAAATCCGCAAGGAATTTTTGCCTTCCGCTTTATTCCAATTAAAAATTGGGAGTCAAATGTGGAGGCTTTAAAAAAGTATTATGAAAAGGAAGGAATGGACTTCACTACCTCCGATGGTCAGGAACAATTAAAGAGTTTGCAAAGCGCGGTTTTAGAGAAAATGATTATGGACAAGATTGTTTCCGACCTGGCGCGAGACAAAAATATTGTCATTGAGGACAAAGATATAGAAGCGGAGTTAAAACAAGCAGAGACCACTTTTGGTGGTTCGGATGAAATCGCAAAAATGGTTCAGGAAATGTATGGGTGGAGTATGGATGACTTTAAACAGCAGGTAATCGTGCCGTATTTGGAACAGACAAAATTATTGGAGAATGTGTTTAACGCCGATCAAGAAAATGAGGAAGTCCAAAAAAAAGCCCTAGAAGTCCTAGCCAAAGTAAAAGCGAAAGGCGCTAATTTTGAAGATTTAGCGCGTGAATATTCCGAAGATCCTTCTAGCAGCGAACAAGGCGGGGATTTAGGAACGTTTGGTCGCGGCGCAATGATGCCCGCTTTTGAAGATGCCGCCTTTGCGTTGAATAAAGGGGAAATAAGTGATTTAATCCAGACAGAATATGGCTATCATATCATTAAAGTGGAAGATAAAGGCAAATTAGATACTGGCGAAGAACAAGTTCATGCCCGTCATATCCTTATCCGCACCGTTGACCCCACAGAATGGTTCCAAAAATGGCTGGAAGAACAAAAGGCAAAAATGAAGATTTATAAGTTTATTGACTTAGGCAGCACTGAATAA
- a CDS encoding replication-associated recombination protein A: MDLFNHQGENNVTMPLAERMRPQDLDYFVGQEEIVGRGKTLRRAIVADNLSSLIFWGPPGSGKTTLAKIIAHKTRANFVPFPAVTSSIKDLRVVIRKAKDDWNFRKCKTIVFVDEIHRFNKAQQDAFLPHVENGTITLIGATTENPSFEVINPLLSRSQVYILKPLSDSNIKFILEQALADKEKGLGRFKIKILPEALAYLAKEAQGDARIALNTLELSFKVATLKKGGMREINLKTVQNALQQKLLLYDKDGEEHYNIISALHKSLRDSDPQAGLYWLGRMLEAGEDPLYIARRLIRFASEDVGIADPHALLVAVAAKEACHFVGMPECELALAQAVVHLACAPKSNALYSAYQKVKKTIKDTGALAVPLVIRNAPTHLMKKWGYGKGYRYAHNFPDAEISQQHLPDEITGTVFYKPTERGLEKNIKEKLNPEVKKF; the protein is encoded by the coding sequence ATGGATTTATTCAACCATCAAGGAGAAAATAACGTGACTATGCCTTTGGCAGAGCGGATGCGGCCTCAAGATTTAGATTATTTTGTCGGTCAGGAGGAGATTGTGGGCAGAGGTAAAACCCTGCGCCGCGCTATAGTGGCGGATAATTTAAGTTCCCTGATTTTCTGGGGTCCACCTGGATCCGGTAAGACCACTTTAGCCAAAATTATCGCCCATAAAACGCGCGCCAATTTTGTTCCCTTTCCCGCGGTAACAAGCAGCATTAAAGATTTAAGAGTGGTAATCCGTAAAGCCAAGGATGATTGGAATTTTCGCAAATGCAAAACTATCGTCTTTGTGGACGAAATCCACCGTTTTAATAAAGCGCAGCAAGATGCCTTTTTGCCGCATGTGGAGAATGGCACGATTACTTTAATTGGCGCCACCACCGAAAATCCTTCCTTTGAAGTAATCAATCCCTTGCTTTCCCGTTCTCAAGTTTATATCTTAAAGCCATTGTCCGATAGTAATATTAAATTTATTTTAGAACAGGCTCTGGCTGATAAAGAAAAAGGGTTAGGCAGATTTAAGATTAAAATCTTGCCGGAAGCTTTAGCATATCTTGCTAAAGAAGCGCAGGGCGATGCCCGTATTGCCTTAAACACCTTGGAACTAAGCTTTAAAGTGGCTACTTTGAAAAAAGGCGGCATGCGCGAAATTAATCTCAAAACCGTCCAGAATGCCCTGCAACAAAAATTGTTATTATATGATAAAGACGGAGAAGAACACTATAATATTATTTCCGCTCTCCATAAATCCCTGCGTGATTCTGATCCCCAAGCCGGACTCTACTGGCTCGGAAGAATGTTGGAAGCGGGCGAAGACCCTTTATATATCGCGCGGCGCTTGATCCGTTTCGCGTCTGAAGATGTGGGTATAGCCGACCCTCACGCGCTTCTCGTGGCTGTCGCCGCCAAGGAAGCCTGCCATTTTGTGGGGATGCCCGAATGTGAGTTGGCGCTCGCGCAAGCTGTCGTGCATCTAGCCTGCGCTCCTAAGTCCAATGCTTTATATTCTGCCTACCAAAAGGTAAAAAAAACAATCAAAGACACAGGTGCCCTGGCTGTCCCTTTGGTGATCCGCAACGCGCCCACGCATTTAATGAAAAAATGGGGTTATGGCAAGGGTTATCGCTACGCCCATAATTTTCCGGACGCGGAAATTTCCCAGCAGCATTTGCCTGATGAAATTACAGGAACAGTCTTCTATAAGCCAACGGAGAGGGGATTGGAAAAAAACATAAAGGAAAAATTAAATCCGGAGGTTAAAAAATTTTAA
- a CDS encoding DUF362 domain-containing protein yields the protein MKSIVSLIKGNNRYENIKRSLAILEPEIKTKIQDKRKILVKPNCVAIRADRTEAVTHVDALRAVLDFIFAVKDKEARVIVGEDSGVGDTAEAFKNFGYLDLPRLYDLELRALDNDEGAAIKIYSKSLKRDLTQHIFRAFLDSDFRIAVGPPKTHDAVILTLSLKNMVIGALKEKYKTGNRNFHQGPKALHLTIAYLAKIIPPHLAVIDGFHAMEGNGPSAGNIVPLHLALASCDFLAADSVMARIMGFNPKDIGYLYYCDKLKLGNMDFAQIKIKGNTSLKNNIHKFKPHLTYFLQKRWKINNRIRNNEL from the coding sequence ATGAAAAGTATAGTAAGTCTCATCAAAGGCAACAATCGTTACGAAAACATAAAAAGATCCCTTGCTATTTTAGAGCCGGAAATTAAAACCAAAATCCAAGACAAGAGAAAAATTTTAGTGAAACCGAATTGTGTCGCCATTCGCGCTGATCGTACCGAAGCAGTAACCCATGTTGACGCCCTGCGTGCGGTTTTGGATTTTATTTTTGCGGTCAAAGATAAAGAAGCGCGGGTAATCGTTGGCGAGGACTCCGGAGTGGGCGATACAGCCGAGGCTTTCAAAAACTTTGGTTATTTAGATTTGCCTCGCCTATATGATCTTGAATTAAGGGCTTTGGATAATGATGAGGGAGCGGCAATCAAAATTTATTCTAAATCTTTAAAGCGGGATCTTACCCAGCATATTTTTAGAGCTTTTCTAGACAGCGATTTTCGTATTGCGGTCGGACCGCCCAAAACCCACGACGCGGTAATTTTAACCTTGAGCCTGAAAAATATGGTAATAGGGGCGCTCAAGGAGAAATATAAAACCGGCAACCGCAATTTTCATCAAGGTCCTAAAGCTCTTCATTTAACTATTGCTTATTTAGCGAAAATCATTCCTCCCCATCTCGCGGTGATTGATGGATTTCACGCTATGGAAGGAAACGGACCTTCTGCCGGCAATATTGTTCCTCTGCATCTAGCCCTCGCTTCCTGTGATTTCTTGGCGGCGGATAGTGTAATGGCAAGAATAATGGGCTTTAACCCTAAAGATATTGGCTATTTGTATTATTGTGATAAACTAAAGTTAGGAAATATGGATTTCGCTCAAATCAAAATCAAAGGCAATACCAGTTTAAAAAATAATATTCATAAATTTAAACCCCATCTTACTTACTTTTTGCAGAAAAGATGGAAAATAAATAATCGAATCAGGAATAATGAATTATGA
- a CDS encoding GerMN domain-containing protein — translation MRRKNKIIILAAVLIVILFGFWEFLARDQGVNFIIEGKRETVHLPRFPGMQLISSQKGECSFEASYAYRFYKGRNLSKYVIDSLKEGFILKSWEMKDARDEEGFNVFEFYKEKDGKLETVELKIGFQENKGTVVFLNYKRPPCSESKKERATNKIILQLYFNNSNFNPNLEDCRKVYPVTREFDKIPENIALQSLTELLKGPSPEEISQGYISFFSEKTKLILKELKIKDETAYVNFYDFRSIIPNVSASCGSAEFMAEIETTLKQFPNIKKVIFAIEGKPAVFYEWVQLGCTEENNNCDGRPFQ, via the coding sequence ATGCGGCGAAAGAACAAAATTATTATTCTTGCGGCTGTTTTGATAGTCATCCTTTTTGGGTTTTGGGAATTTTTGGCACGCGATCAAGGAGTTAATTTTATTATAGAAGGCAAGCGGGAGACAGTGCATTTGCCCCGTTTTCCAGGAATGCAATTAATTTCCTCCCAAAAAGGCGAGTGCTCTTTTGAGGCGAGCTATGCTTATCGCTTTTATAAAGGCAGAAATTTGTCTAAATACGTGATTGATTCTTTGAAAGAAGGTTTTATTCTGAAAAGTTGGGAAATGAAAGATGCGCGAGATGAAGAAGGGTTCAATGTCTTTGAATTTTATAAAGAAAAAGATGGGAAATTGGAAACAGTAGAGCTTAAGATTGGTTTTCAAGAAAACAAAGGAACTGTTGTTTTTTTAAATTACAAACGACCGCCTTGCTCGGAAAGTAAAAAGGAGAGAGCGACAAACAAAATAATCTTGCAACTCTATTTTAATAATAGTAATTTTAATCCCAATCTGGAGGATTGCCGCAAGGTTTATCCGGTGACGCGGGAATTTGATAAAATACCGGAAAATATAGCCCTGCAGTCTCTTACAGAACTTTTGAAAGGACCTTCTCCCGAGGAGATTTCTCAAGGTTACATCTCATTTTTTTCGGAAAAAACTAAACTTATTTTAAAAGAATTGAAAATAAAAGACGAAACGGCTTATGTCAATTTTTACGATTTTCGGAGTATTATTCCCAATGTCAGCGCTAGCTGCGGCAGCGCGGAATTTATGGCTGAGATAGAGACTACTTTAAAGCAATTCCCCAATATCAAAAAAGTTATTTTTGCCATTGAAGGCAAACCAGCAGTATTTTATGAATGGGTACAGCTAGGCTGCACTGAAGAAAATAATAACTGCGACGGAAGACCGTTTCAATAA
- a CDS encoding septum formation initiator family protein has product MKHHDKQVTTLKRILSSKLILVGSLILLIFISIALGKAIYRRHAIQQEIQAIRQEIEKAEGKNKELSGLIGYFSTDAFKEKMARQKLNLQREGETVVAIPVKKKTEDATILGTNDIQQNSTGEKVDAGRDNPRKWWYYFFSNQ; this is encoded by the coding sequence GTGAAACATCACGATAAACAAGTCACCACATTGAAGAGAATTTTGAGTTCCAAGCTGATTTTAGTAGGCAGTTTGATTTTATTAATCTTTATTTCCATCGCCCTGGGCAAGGCGATCTATCGCCGCCACGCTATTCAGCAGGAAATTCAAGCAATCCGTCAAGAAATTGAAAAGGCTGAAGGCAAAAACAAAGAATTATCGGGGTTAATCGGCTATTTTTCCACCGATGCCTTTAAGGAAAAAATGGCCCGCCAGAAACTAAATTTGCAAAGAGAGGGAGAAACAGTGGTCGCCATTCCTGTCAAAAAGAAAACAGAGGATGCGACGATTTTAGGAACGAATGATATCCAGCAAAATTCCACTGGCGAGAAAGTGGACGCAGGCAGGGACAATCCCCGCAAATGGTGGTATTATTTTTTTTCTAATCAATAA
- a CDS encoding prepilin-type N-terminal cleavage/methylation domain-containing protein gives MLSSPLGIIGSKKRHFKKYKFPTGFTLIELLVVIAIIGLLATIVAVSVNSARAKARDVKRSSDLKNLTTALEMYYDKYNAYPVATAWTSKLGCYGPASPNWIPGLAPEFIPALPSDPQGDCSVGRDYLYASNGTDYKLLIHVPENCSNPVYKNIIDPVRICWAWASYTAGYRNW, from the coding sequence ATGCTATCATCCCCGTTAGGAATAATAGGAAGTAAAAAACGTCATTTTAAAAAGTATAAATTTCCAACTGGGTTCACCCTAATTGAACTTTTAGTTGTTATTGCCATAATTGGACTCTTAGCAACCATTGTCGCCGTTTCAGTAAACAGCGCCAGAGCAAAAGCAAGAGATGTAAAAAGGTCTTCGGATCTCAAAAATCTCACCACTGCTTTGGAAATGTATTATGATAAATATAATGCCTATCCCGTAGCTACCGCTTGGACAAGCAAACTAGGCTGTTATGGTCCCGCGAGCCCTAATTGGATTCCCGGCTTAGCCCCCGAATTCATCCCCGCCTTACCCTCCGATCCTCAAGGGGATTGTTCTGTGGGCAGGGATTATTTATATGCCTCTAATGGCACTGACTACAAACTCCTTATCCATGTTCCGGAAAATTGTTCTAACCCTGTGTACAAAAACATTATTGATCCTGTAAGAATTTGTTGGGCATGGGCAAGCTATACGGCTGGCTATAGAAACTGGTAA